Proteins from a single region of Phycisphaeraceae bacterium D3-23:
- a CDS encoding substrate-binding domain-containing protein produces MNPLLAKCWPVCAALSLVLAGCGSKTETDTSKKITWEDARDGSVTVTNPDTGVTWTIVGIMTDSMDDAKAKANAEDALTKNDDLAAMVGLWQYNPPLIHQAVSEAGMLGQVKIIGFDEAEATLDAIREGEIVGTVVQNPYAFGFRSVEMLSAIARGQDDAIDVPASGKIYVPTRVIQQDNVDDFLAELVRIKAGQGPVLEYDADAYSTDGSVSIHFVANGVNPFWDLAGYGCERAGPLFNAEVSVYQPPQGQVQEQQQYIEDIITNEADGLAVSPIDASGQNAIINRAAETMAVIACDSDAPTSDRLFYLGTDNYEAGRQAGQMIAEACPEGGKIVIFVGKLEVLNAQERSQGVIDYLLGQ; encoded by the coding sequence ATGAACCCTCTCCTCGCGAAGTGCTGGCCCGTCTGCGCTGCCCTGTCGCTCGTCCTCGCTGGCTGCGGTTCGAAGACCGAGACCGACACGAGTAAAAAGATCACCTGGGAAGATGCGCGTGATGGATCGGTCACCGTCACAAACCCGGACACCGGCGTGACATGGACGATCGTCGGCATCATGACCGACAGCATGGACGACGCCAAGGCCAAGGCCAACGCCGAAGACGCGCTTACCAAGAACGACGACCTGGCCGCGATGGTCGGGCTCTGGCAGTACAACCCGCCGCTGATCCATCAGGCCGTGTCCGAGGCGGGCATGCTGGGGCAGGTGAAGATCATCGGCTTCGATGAGGCCGAGGCGACGCTGGACGCGATCCGCGAGGGCGAGATCGTCGGCACGGTGGTACAGAACCCCTATGCCTTCGGCTTCCGCAGTGTCGAGATGCTCAGCGCGATCGCGCGGGGCCAGGACGACGCGATCGACGTCCCCGCCAGCGGGAAGATCTACGTCCCCACGCGCGTGATCCAGCAGGACAACGTCGACGACTTCCTCGCCGAGCTCGTACGCATCAAGGCGGGCCAGGGCCCGGTTCTCGAGTACGACGCAGACGCGTACAGCACCGATGGCAGTGTGAGCATCCACTTTGTTGCGAACGGCGTGAACCCGTTCTGGGACCTCGCGGGCTACGGCTGCGAACGCGCGGGCCCGCTGTTCAACGCCGAGGTCTCGGTCTACCAGCCGCCCCAGGGCCAGGTCCAGGAACAGCAGCAGTACATCGAAGACATCATCACCAACGAGGCCGACGGCCTCGCGGTGAGCCCGATCGACGCGAGCGGGCAGAACGCGATCATCAACCGTGCGGCCGAGACCATGGCGGTCATCGCCTGCGACTCGGACGCGCCGACTTCGGACCGGCTGTTCTACTTGGGCACGGACAACTATGAAGCCGGTCGTCAGGCGGGGCAGATGATCGCCGAGGCCTGCCCCGAGGGCGGGAAGATCGTGATCTTCGTCGGCAAGCTCGAAGTGCTAAACGCGCAGGAGCGCTCGCAGGGCGTGATCGACTACCTGCTGGGGCAGTGA
- the pbpC gene encoding penicillin-binding protein 1C, whose amino-acid sequence MWRFPRRWLWRWFKRLALTSLALAVLALGVFVFCWVRYPFPDERLERWGQSPRATDREGGVLIERVAASGQWRRAVALEEMSPFLRDATVAVEDARFYDHGGVDTRAVGRALWQNTRNGEVVSGASTLTMQVCRMMDDMPRTIRAKAVESFRALQLEQLYSKDEILALYLNMAPYGGNLRGVEQASLAYFGKPSSRLSLGEAALLAGLPQSPERLRPDRDLEAARRRRAIVLGRMESAGFITAEQRAAAAAEPVALRSAMHRHPDATHVAWMALAQRPRGGQTTIDPGLQQLVSEAVAHHAATLPPGSDIAVVVIDIATGELRALVGSADAADPVDGQVNGALALRSPGSALKPFIYATAFDAGRLNRDALLDDVPIRRDGWEPGNFDRRFHGEVSAAQALRQSLNVPAILVAEGTGLARCVGVMVAAGLDLPEDTQQRGGLSLAVGGIEVSLLDLTNSYATLGRGGVCRNVRLFADEPVVESAALTSATAASINDILSNQHRLPNTGHAWLDVSGGWFMWKTGTSAARRDALAVGHNGRYAVGVWVGRFAGGGDYQYTGRSSAEPLLAALFAHPAVRVLDPPPPSTPLVVRRPLPRVEASQTVVRITSPSDGSAFVAWDGAVSLNVRATGDPASWFLNGEYIVTDGPPRLTLSLGRYDLTCVGAGRERHTVRIEVTGMP is encoded by the coding sequence ATGTGGCGCTTCCCCCGGCGTTGGCTTTGGCGATGGTTCAAGCGTTTAGCGTTGACTTCGCTTGCGCTCGCGGTGCTGGCGCTGGGGGTTTTTGTATTTTGCTGGGTGCGTTACCCGTTCCCTGACGAGCGGCTTGAGCGGTGGGGTCAGAGTCCGCGGGCGACGGACCGGGAAGGCGGCGTATTGATTGAGCGTGTCGCGGCGTCGGGTCAGTGGCGCAGGGCGGTGGCATTGGAGGAGATGTCGCCGTTCCTGCGCGACGCGACGGTCGCGGTGGAGGATGCAAGGTTCTACGATCATGGCGGCGTCGATACCCGCGCGGTCGGCCGGGCGCTGTGGCAGAACACGAGAAACGGCGAGGTCGTGTCGGGTGCAAGCACGCTGACGATGCAGGTCTGCCGGATGATGGACGATATGCCGCGCACGATACGGGCCAAGGCGGTTGAATCGTTCCGCGCGTTGCAGCTTGAACAGCTCTACTCCAAAGACGAGATCCTGGCGCTGTACCTGAACATGGCGCCCTACGGCGGGAATCTGCGCGGAGTTGAGCAGGCGTCGCTGGCATACTTCGGCAAGCCGTCGTCGCGGCTGTCGCTGGGTGAGGCGGCGCTCTTGGCGGGACTGCCGCAGTCGCCCGAACGGCTGCGGCCTGACCGAGACCTGGAGGCGGCCAGGCGTCGTCGGGCGATCGTGCTGGGGCGGATGGAGTCTGCCGGTTTTATCACGGCCGAGCAGCGCGCAGCCGCGGCGGCTGAGCCGGTCGCGCTGCGTTCGGCAATGCACCGGCATCCCGACGCGACGCATGTTGCATGGATGGCGCTGGCGCAGCGGCCCCGCGGCGGGCAGACCACGATCGATCCCGGGCTGCAACAACTCGTCAGCGAAGCGGTCGCGCACCACGCGGCGACGCTCCCGCCCGGCAGCGATATCGCCGTCGTCGTGATCGACATCGCCACCGGCGAGCTGCGGGCCCTGGTCGGTTCAGCGGACGCGGCGGACCCGGTCGATGGGCAGGTCAACGGCGCGCTCGCGCTGCGGTCGCCCGGCTCGGCGCTCAAGCCGTTTATCTACGCCACGGCGTTTGATGCGGGCCGGCTCAACCGCGATGCGCTGCTGGACGACGTGCCGATCCGCCGCGACGGCTGGGAGCCGGGCAACTTCGACCGGCGGTTCCATGGCGAGGTCTCGGCGGCGCAGGCGCTCCGGCAGTCGCTCAACGTTCCGGCCATCCTCGTGGCGGAGGGGACGGGGCTGGCGCGGTGTGTCGGCGTGATGGTTGCGGCCGGACTCGACCTGCCCGAGGATACGCAGCAGCGCGGTGGGCTGTCACTCGCGGTCGGCGGGATCGAGGTCTCTCTGCTCGACCTCACCAACAGCTACGCGACGCTGGGGCGCGGCGGCGTCTGCCGCAACGTCCGCCTGTTCGCGGATGAGCCGGTGGTCGAATCGGCCGCGCTCACCTCGGCGACCGCAGCGAGCATTAACGACATCCTGAGCAATCAACACCGCCTGCCCAACACCGGACACGCGTGGCTTGACGTTTCTGGCGGCTGGTTCATGTGGAAGACGGGGACGAGTGCGGCGCGGCGCGACGCCCTGGCGGTGGGTCACAACGGGCGCTATGCCGTGGGCGTCTGGGTGGGCAGGTTCGCGGGTGGGGGCGACTACCAGTACACCGGCCGATCGAGCGCAGAACCGCTTCTCGCGGCGCTCTTTGCGCACCCGGCGGTTCGTGTTTTGGATCCACCGCCCCCATCCACGCCGCTCGTAGTCCGCCGGCCGCTGCCACGGGTCGAGGCATCGCAAACCGTGGTGCGTATCACTTCGCCTAGTGACGGCTCTGCATTTGTTGCGTGGGACGGGGCCGTCTCGCTCAACGTCCGGGCTACAGGTGACCCGGCGTCGTGGTTCCTGAATGGCGAATACATCGTGACAGACGGGCCGCCGCGCCTCACACTTTCGCTTGGCCGATACGACCTGACCTGTGTCGGGGCGGGGCGTGAGCGCCACACCGTACGTATAGAAGTGACCGGGATGCCGTAG
- a CDS encoding MG2 domain-containing protein → MRRFLFLALALVALNTAGLLYIAHRSAPIAGRDVVANLRVVAFAPDGAADDADRLTVLFDEPVVTPEDIGSRPSTKPFEIEPSAQGHWEWTSVKELSYLLDEPLAPGREYRVVPATNHVSALGRNLVGETEFAFATRRLVVEDCELLSQDNTHATFKVMFNQPVAPGELLGHLQVLGGDGGTPLDVESLIVEPDAELVLRVARLRGRSTQREEVLHLVIKPGLAGDGAQRGLAVAWEKHVALDPVFAFTRLRVPTPGLAATTSLRVQFSRSLDRAQGPADVKVSPPVAQLRTGYSGKDLYVTGAFEPGRRYTLELGAGLRAANGDALGEPLKLTADIPDRRSSLSLPVSRGYLMPGGNLLLDLKAVNVSGVEVSTWRVHDNNLVSHLRGDRVDASSRATGARFVPVELEHNTVGSFALDLRAVLADGGEVPPGIYRVQAHNAESRWVRDSAVIAITDLALTAKLERDGYLVWVTSLDSAKPVVGVTVAGVSYNNQTLATATTDADGLARLAVPPSHPDGDAWVITAQLGPDRSFLLPERRPVMIDTVDQSGRAYADHYEALLYTERGAYRPGDTVHLTGIVRTTHGQLPPDMPLTLTVTRPDGRDIAELPVALSQENQGMFHIDWPSDAEAQLGAYRFRLSTPGGKAIGRVSTLIESFEPVRIAMQAHADAPYIGRDEPVGVQVSARYLFGQPAVGLVVAASSRFVRQSFKSQAYPAYRFDDVNAGDTVTGEVVSDALDAEGAANLVVPSDRLRPHRRGLWETRINLTVTEDGGRSVSQGVSTMVDTAGRYIGVRGPGVEVDGGYAAILTPQTYRWVCVTGEDTLAEPGDAVFVLSRVVRDVLLEEVNGEMVWRTTQTLEEVERWSFEDQAEGAFALTCDRAGLYELRAVDARANSATQVRFYAADGTAQYEALAADRPERIELALDRETYEPGETVVMQVRSAFKSGGTALVTIETDRVIYQQVVEMAQGAASITLPVDASIRGGAFVSVSMVRAVDPADPDWLPHRALGLVRLRTTHEAQRIDATFDAVEHALPGEAVAVMLHTSAVREQATPAVPALLPGVPGVSPPDIDAATTGPRPAAVAHLWAVDEGILLTTAHQTPDAHGFFFALRRGAVRTTDLFADLLPDHERAAGIARIGGDGGGFEDMRRSPVSRPRHDPAVVWRASVPVGPDGTVRATMTMPELHGEMRLMAVVVDGDRYGCAERTLTLSSPVMVESSWPRFAAPGDRFEVPVKMFNNTDTPVAARLGVELDGPLAVDPQALAEPLQIAPNSSATRWLTVTAGGPGPVELRVVAEATGEADGATYRSHQRVSLAVRAAGALQTRSQVVRIDPGEALELDPLAGMVAGTAHLKLRLGGDPAVELMPAADQLTRYPYGCAEQTVGGLVALLHLPELIDAHASADGSFTPTGRAEHVRAMVEAGLHRLWGMQTRSGGIAYWPGHVEPSLWVSAYVGAFLLDADRAGYAVDERFSESLMAYLEAQLNRGGSTRELDDNTRSLICRVLTGFGRPQHGWAGALETGVERLDLAGRAHLAACLLELGRRDRAMALLDSGLLTQKINPTTTGRLTSQVRQEAVLLAVLLELDPDHDWVPLLAERLNTQRAQGHWGTTLNNAAALSALAQYQQQSGPPAPFTGTVQVGDAPPVSFDQTQPLEIDLHGAEGAVRIETAGPGNASVSVVAEGLVEPGDIVEADHNLVVRRRWLDREGDDIDPLALRVGDLVYVELTVRTAEGAPQRHIHNLAIIDALPGGMEVENPRLATSSQDQSYPEISRSYRRTQFLDDRVLLFVSAWPSEATYRYALRVVTPGSFALPPVQGSCMYDPTVSSVNGAGRVEVSR, encoded by the coding sequence ATGCGGCGTTTCCTTTTCCTCGCGTTGGCCTTGGTCGCCCTCAACACGGCCGGGCTCCTCTATATCGCCCACCGAAGCGCCCCGATCGCGGGGCGCGATGTTGTTGCGAACTTACGCGTCGTCGCGTTCGCCCCCGACGGCGCGGCGGACGACGCCGACCGGCTGACCGTGTTGTTTGACGAGCCCGTCGTGACCCCCGAAGACATCGGCTCGCGCCCGTCGACCAAGCCGTTCGAGATCGAGCCGAGCGCGCAGGGCCACTGGGAATGGACCAGCGTCAAAGAGCTTTCGTACCTGCTCGACGAGCCGCTCGCACCCGGGCGGGAGTACCGCGTTGTCCCTGCGACAAACCATGTGTCGGCGCTGGGACGTAACCTGGTTGGTGAGACGGAGTTTGCGTTCGCGACGCGACGGCTGGTGGTCGAGGACTGCGAACTCTTATCGCAGGACAACACACACGCGACGTTCAAGGTGATGTTCAATCAGCCCGTCGCGCCCGGCGAGCTGCTTGGCCACCTGCAGGTGCTGGGGGGCGACGGCGGTACGCCGCTGGATGTCGAGTCGCTCATCGTCGAGCCCGACGCCGAGTTGGTGCTGCGCGTGGCTCGGCTGCGCGGTCGTTCGACTCAGCGCGAGGAGGTCTTGCACCTGGTGATCAAGCCGGGGCTGGCGGGGGACGGCGCACAGCGTGGGCTGGCGGTCGCGTGGGAGAAGCATGTCGCGCTGGACCCGGTGTTCGCGTTCACCCGTCTGCGTGTACCGACGCCGGGGCTGGCGGCGACGACGAGTTTGCGGGTGCAGTTTTCGCGCTCGCTCGACCGCGCGCAGGGGCCCGCGGATGTCAAGGTATCGCCGCCGGTCGCGCAGCTTCGCACGGGCTACAGCGGGAAGGACCTGTATGTCACCGGCGCGTTTGAGCCGGGCCGGCGGTACACGCTCGAACTCGGCGCGGGGCTGCGTGCCGCCAACGGCGACGCGTTGGGTGAGCCATTGAAGCTCACCGCCGATATCCCCGACCGCCGGTCGTCGCTGTCGCTCCCCGTGTCGCGTGGGTACCTGATGCCGGGCGGGAACCTGCTGCTGGACCTCAAGGCGGTGAACGTGTCGGGCGTCGAGGTCTCGACCTGGCGGGTCCACGACAACAACCTCGTCAGCCATCTGCGCGGCGACCGGGTCGATGCGTCGTCGCGAGCCACCGGCGCCCGGTTTGTACCCGTCGAGTTGGAGCACAACACAGTCGGATCCTTCGCGCTCGACTTGCGCGCGGTGTTGGCGGACGGCGGCGAAGTCCCGCCAGGGATCTACCGGGTGCAGGCGCACAACGCCGAGTCGCGCTGGGTGCGCGACTCGGCGGTCATCGCGATCACCGACTTGGCGTTGACCGCGAAACTCGAGCGCGACGGCTACCTCGTGTGGGTCACGTCGCTCGACTCGGCGAAGCCCGTCGTGGGCGTCACCGTTGCCGGGGTGTCGTACAACAACCAGACCCTCGCCACCGCGACGACGGACGCCGACGGCCTCGCCCGGCTTGCGGTCCCGCCCAGCCACCCCGACGGCGACGCATGGGTCATCACCGCGCAGCTCGGCCCCGACCGCAGCTTCCTGTTACCCGAGCGTCGGCCCGTGATGATCGACACCGTGGACCAGTCGGGCCGAGCATATGCCGACCACTACGAAGCGCTACTTTACACCGAGCGCGGCGCGTATCGGCCGGGCGATACCGTGCACCTCACCGGTATCGTCCGCACGACGCACGGCCAGCTCCCGCCCGATATGCCGCTGACGCTCACGGTCACCCGGCCCGACGGCCGCGACATCGCCGAGCTCCCCGTCGCGCTGTCGCAAGAAAATCAGGGCATGTTCCACATCGACTGGCCCAGCGACGCCGAGGCGCAGCTCGGCGCGTACCGCTTCCGGCTGAGCACACCGGGCGGCAAGGCGATCGGGCGTGTGAGTACGCTCATCGAGTCGTTCGAGCCGGTGCGCATCGCGATGCAGGCACATGCCGATGCGCCGTACATCGGACGCGACGAGCCGGTCGGCGTGCAGGTATCGGCGCGGTATCTCTTCGGCCAGCCCGCCGTCGGGCTCGTGGTTGCCGCGTCGTCTCGGTTCGTACGGCAATCGTTCAAATCACAGGCGTACCCGGCGTACCGATTCGATGATGTGAACGCCGGCGATACGGTCACCGGGGAGGTGGTATCCGATGCGTTAGATGCGGAAGGCGCGGCCAACCTGGTGGTCCCCAGCGATCGTCTGCGGCCGCATCGGCGTGGGCTGTGGGAGACGCGCATCAACCTCACGGTGACTGAAGACGGCGGGCGCTCGGTTTCACAAGGCGTCTCGACGATGGTCGATACCGCGGGGCGTTATATCGGTGTGCGTGGTCCGGGCGTTGAGGTCGATGGTGGATACGCCGCGATCCTGACGCCGCAGACGTACAGGTGGGTGTGCGTGACGGGTGAGGATACGTTGGCCGAGCCGGGCGACGCGGTGTTTGTATTGTCGCGTGTTGTGCGTGATGTGTTGCTTGAAGAAGTTAATGGCGAGATGGTCTGGCGGACGACCCAGACGCTTGAGGAAGTCGAGCGCTGGTCGTTCGAGGACCAGGCGGAGGGCGCGTTTGCGTTGACGTGTGACCGGGCCGGGCTGTACGAGCTGCGTGCGGTGGATGCGCGGGCCAACAGCGCGACGCAGGTGCGTTTCTACGCGGCCGATGGCACGGCGCAGTATGAGGCCCTCGCCGCCGATCGGCCCGAGCGGATCGAGCTGGCTTTAGATCGTGAGACCTATGAACCCGGTGAAACGGTGGTCATGCAGGTGCGCTCGGCCTTCAAGTCCGGCGGGACGGCGCTCGTCACGATCGAGACCGACCGCGTGATCTACCAGCAGGTTGTCGAGATGGCGCAGGGTGCCGCGAGCATCACGCTGCCCGTGGACGCGTCGATTCGAGGCGGGGCGTTTGTGAGCGTGTCGATGGTGCGCGCGGTGGATCCGGCGGACCCAGACTGGCTGCCGCACCGTGCTTTGGGGCTGGTTCGGCTGAGGACGACGCACGAGGCGCAGCGCATCGACGCAACGTTTGACGCCGTCGAGCACGCTCTGCCCGGCGAGGCGGTTGCGGTGATGCTGCACACCAGTGCGGTGCGTGAGCAGGCCACACCGGCCGTGCCCGCGCTACTGCCGGGTGTCCCGGGCGTCTCGCCGCCTGATATCGACGCGGCAACAACCGGCCCACGGCCCGCCGCGGTCGCGCACCTGTGGGCGGTGGACGAGGGCATCCTCCTGACGACGGCGCACCAGACGCCCGATGCGCACGGCTTCTTCTTCGCGCTGCGCCGCGGCGCGGTGCGGACGACCGACCTGTTCGCCGACCTGCTGCCGGACCACGAACGCGCGGCGGGGATCGCACGGATCGGCGGCGACGGCGGGGGCTTTGAAGACATGCGGCGAAGCCCGGTGAGTCGGCCACGCCACGACCCGGCCGTGGTCTGGCGGGCGTCGGTCCCTGTCGGCCCGGACGGGACGGTCCGCGCGACGATGACCATGCCCGAGCTCCATGGCGAAATGCGCCTGATGGCGGTCGTCGTCGACGGCGACCGCTACGGCTGCGCAGAACGCACATTGACACTCAGCTCGCCCGTGATGGTCGAGTCGAGTTGGCCTCGCTTCGCGGCACCCGGGGACAGGTTCGAGGTACCGGTGAAGATGTTCAACAACACGGACACACCGGTCGCGGCGCGGCTGGGCGTCGAGTTGGACGGGCCGTTGGCGGTCGACCCGCAGGCGCTTGCCGAGCCGTTGCAGATCGCCCCCAACAGCTCGGCGACGCGCTGGCTCACCGTGACGGCGGGCGGGCCTGGTCCGGTTGAGCTGCGTGTCGTTGCTGAAGCGACCGGTGAGGCGGACGGTGCGACGTATCGCTCACATCAACGTGTCTCCCTCGCCGTGCGTGCGGCGGGCGCATTGCAGACGCGCTCGCAGGTGGTACGCATCGACCCCGGTGAGGCGTTGGAGCTCGACCCGCTCGCGGGGATGGTCGCGGGGACGGCACACTTGAAGCTGCGCCTCGGCGGCGACCCGGCGGTCGAGCTCATGCCTGCGGCCGACCAGTTGACCCGCTACCCCTACGGCTGCGCCGAGCAAACCGTCGGCGGGCTCGTCGCGCTGTTGCACCTGCCCGAGTTGATCGATGCGCATGCCAGCGCCGACGGCTCGTTCACGCCGACGGGTCGGGCCGAGCATGTGCGTGCTATGGTCGAGGCGGGGCTGCACCGGCTGTGGGGGATGCAGACGCGCAGCGGCGGGATCGCGTACTGGCCCGGGCATGTCGAGCCGTCGTTGTGGGTGAGCGCGTACGTTGGCGCGTTCCTGCTTGATGCCGACCGCGCGGGCTATGCGGTCGATGAACGGTTCAGTGAGTCGCTGATGGCTTACCTCGAAGCGCAGCTCAACCGCGGGGGCAGCACACGTGAGCTCGACGACAACACGCGGTCGCTCATCTGCCGTGTATTGACGGGATTCGGCCGGCCCCAGCACGGCTGGGCGGGCGCATTGGAGACGGGGGTGGAGCGTCTGGACCTCGCGGGCCGGGCGCACCTCGCGGCGTGCCTGCTCGAGCTTGGCCGGCGCGACCGTGCGATGGCGTTGCTCGATAGCGGCCTGCTGACGCAGAAGATCAACCCGACGACTACGGGCCGGCTAACTTCACAGGTCCGGCAGGAAGCGGTGCTGCTGGCAGTGCTGCTGGAGCTTGATCCCGATCACGACTGGGTACCGTTGCTGGCCGAGCGTTTGAATACGCAACGCGCGCAGGGGCACTGGGGGACAACACTGAACAACGCGGCGGCACTCAGCGCGCTTGCGCAGTATCAGCAGCAGTCCGGTCCGCCCGCTCCGTTTACGGGGACGGTGCAGGTCGGTGATGCGCCGCCCGTGTCGTTTGACCAGACGCAGCCGCTGGAGATCGATCTGCACGGAGCCGAGGGCGCGGTCCGGATCGAGACGGCAGGTCCGGGGAACGCCTCGGTCTCGGTTGTCGCTGAGGGTCTTGTTGAGCCCGGCGACATCGTTGAAGCCGACCACAACCTCGTCGTGCGCCGTCGCTGGCTGGACCGAGAAGGCGACGATATCGACCCGTTGGCGCTTCGGGTTGGTGACCTGGTTTATGTTGAGTTGACGGTACGCACCGCAGAAGGTGCACCCCAGCGACATATCCACAACCTTGCGATCATCGATGCGCTTCCGGGCGGGATGGAGGTCGAGAATCCCCGGCTTGCTACATCGTCACAGGATCAGAGCTACCCCGAGATATCGCGCAGCTACCGCCGGACACAGTTCCTGGACGACCGTGTGTTGCTGTTTGTCTCGGCCTGGCCGAGCGAGGCGACATACCGCTACGCGCTTCGAGTGGTGACGCCCGGGTCGTTTGCGCTCCCGCCGGTGCAGGGGTCGTGTATGTACGACCCGACGGTGTCGAGCGTGAACGGTGCGGGCCGGGTGGAGGTGTCGCGTTGA
- a CDS encoding sugar ABC transporter ATP-binding protein, whose protein sequence is MTPSETGQSEGHPSPAAAPAGDAPLLIAQSIGKRFPGVIALDDVSITLHAGEVLSVIGENGAGKSTLMKVLAGVQPPDAGTVYIDGKPTVLRSVQDAMNAGVALIHQELNLADNLDIATNIFLGREPNTLGWVDRRRVEREAQQAMDAVGLRCSPRTPVSALSTGQQQMVEIAKAVSAQARILIMDEPTSSLSQQETDKLYAVVRKLQSQGVGIIYISHRLGEVTELSDRVTVLRDGRHAGDLAKEDITHDRMVKLMVGREASSLYDYRPRAHGETLLEVDGLVTHANPSHALSFRVAAGEIVGVAGLVGAGRTEMLLTLFGVDPPLAGRVKVGGVDHRIRSPRDAIRAGLALVPEDRKQQGLILEMSIRENTSLARLKRDAAGGVFLRPGPEAQLAEDMAKQLATKTPGIETAAGTLSGGNQQKVVLAKWLAMHPKVLLLDEPTRGIDIGAKSEIYRLMEKLAEQGVAVLFVSSEMEEVLGVSDRVLVMHEGKLTGELPRDHFDPERVMRFATDTALPSDRADIHAAANTGPATPATPASH, encoded by the coding sequence TTGACGCCATCGGAAACCGGACAGAGCGAGGGCCATCCGTCCCCGGCCGCCGCGCCGGCGGGGGACGCGCCGCTACTCATCGCGCAGTCGATCGGCAAACGTTTCCCCGGCGTGATCGCGCTCGATGATGTGAGCATCACGCTCCACGCCGGCGAGGTGCTCTCCGTTATCGGTGAGAACGGCGCGGGCAAGAGTACGCTGATGAAGGTCCTCGCCGGGGTTCAGCCGCCCGACGCGGGGACGGTGTACATCGACGGTAAACCCACGGTGCTGCGCTCGGTGCAGGACGCGATGAATGCCGGCGTCGCGCTGATCCATCAGGAGCTCAACCTCGCCGACAACCTCGATATCGCGACCAACATCTTCCTGGGCCGTGAGCCCAACACACTGGGCTGGGTCGATCGTCGGCGCGTCGAGCGTGAGGCGCAGCAGGCGATGGACGCGGTCGGGCTCAGGTGTTCGCCGCGCACGCCGGTGTCGGCACTCTCGACGGGTCAGCAGCAGATGGTCGAGATCGCCAAGGCGGTGAGCGCCCAGGCCCGCATCCTGATTATGGATGAGCCGACGTCGTCGCTGTCGCAGCAGGAGACGGACAAGCTCTACGCCGTCGTGCGCAAGCTCCAGTCGCAGGGCGTGGGCATCATCTACATCTCGCACCGGCTGGGTGAAGTCACCGAGCTCTCGGACCGGGTCACGGTCCTGCGCGACGGCCGACACGCGGGCGACCTGGCCAAAGAAGACATCACCCACGACCGCATGGTCAAGCTCATGGTCGGCCGCGAGGCCAGCTCGCTCTACGACTACCGCCCGCGCGCCCACGGCGAGACGCTGCTCGAAGTGGACGGGCTCGTGACGCATGCGAACCCGTCGCACGCGCTGTCGTTCCGTGTCGCGGCGGGGGAGATCGTCGGGGTCGCGGGGCTCGTCGGCGCGGGGCGCACGGAGATGCTGCTGACGCTCTTCGGCGTTGATCCACCGCTCGCAGGCCGCGTGAAGGTAGGCGGGGTGGACCACCGCATCCGCAGCCCGCGCGACGCGATCCGGGCCGGGCTCGCGCTCGTCCCCGAGGACCGCAAGCAGCAAGGGCTCATCCTCGAGATGTCCATCCGCGAAAACACTTCGCTCGCCCGGCTCAAACGCGACGCGGCGGGGGGTGTCTTCCTCCGCCCCGGGCCCGAGGCGCAGCTCGCCGAGGACATGGCCAAGCAGCTCGCGACGAAGACGCCCGGCATCGAGACCGCGGCCGGCACGCTCTCGGGCGGCAACCAGCAGAAGGTCGTCCTGGCCAAGTGGCTGGCGATGCACCCCAAGGTGCTGCTGCTCGATGAACCCACGCGCGGGATCGACATCGGCGCGAAGTCCGAAATCTACCGGCTGATGGAGAAGCTCGCCGAGCAGGGCGTCGCCGTGCTGTTTGTCTCCAGCGAGATGGAAGAGGTGCTCGGCGTCTCGGACCGCGTGCTCGTCATGCACGAGGGCAAACTCACCGGCGAGCTGCCGCGCGACCACTTCGACCCCGAGCGCGTGATGCGCTTCGCGACCGACACCGCGCTGCCGAGCGATCGCGCAGACATCCATGCCGCTGCAAACACCGGCCCCGCCACCCCCGCCACCCCCGCGAGCCACTGA
- a CDS encoding SDR family oxidoreductase, whose amino-acid sequence MAEQDDSKIGPGSVALVTGASRGLGRAIAVALGARGYAVAVNYVNNRDRAESVVKEVEAAGGSGAVFGADVRDEAQVAAMCKDIEAKLGPIDILVANATGPQPFIKLEDLDWRIMLDQLEFFVKSPMLLAKQVVPGMKARKRGRIINIGSEVFEQAVPQFANYVAAKGAQLGLTRSWARELASWQITVNLVAPGWIPTERHDDDPQEDKDAYVAAIPMGRWGEHADIGSAVAFLASQEANFITGQRLSVNGGTTVE is encoded by the coding sequence ATGGCAGAACAAGACGACTCGAAGATCGGACCGGGTAGTGTCGCATTGGTGACCGGCGCGTCGCGCGGACTTGGCCGTGCGATTGCGGTCGCGCTGGGGGCCAGGGGCTACGCGGTAGCCGTGAACTATGTGAACAATCGTGACCGCGCGGAATCGGTGGTGAAGGAAGTCGAAGCGGCTGGCGGCAGCGGCGCAGTGTTCGGCGCGGATGTCCGCGACGAAGCGCAGGTCGCCGCGATGTGCAAAGACATCGAGGCGAAGCTCGGCCCGATCGATATTCTCGTCGCAAACGCGACGGGCCCCCAGCCTTTCATCAAGCTCGAAGACCTCGACTGGCGGATCATGCTCGACCAGCTGGAATTCTTTGTGAAAAGCCCGATGCTGCTGGCCAAGCAGGTCGTGCCGGGGATGAAGGCGCGCAAACGCGGGCGGATCATCAACATCGGTAGCGAGGTCTTCGAGCAGGCCGTGCCGCAGTTTGCGAACTACGTCGCGGCCAAGGGTGCGCAGCTCGGGCTGACGCGTTCGTGGGCACGGGAGCTCGCGTCGTGGCAGATCACGGTGAACCTTGTCGCCCCGGGCTGGATCCCGACCGAGCGTCATGACGACGACCCGCAGGAAGACAAGGACGCCTACGTCGCCGCGATCCCGATGGGCCGGTGGGGCGAGCACGCGGATATCGGCAGCGCCGTGGCGTTTTTGGCGTCGCAGGAAGCGAATTTCATCACCGGCCAGCGGCTGTCGGTCAACGGCGGGACCACCGTCGAGTAA